The nucleotide sequence CAGTTGCTCCGCCAGCCGCACGATCACGCCCTGCCGTTCGACCTCAGTTGCCTCAGTCACGACTGCAAGCGTCGACCACCCGAGACTATCGATACCGAGAAAACCGGATCGCAGCGCCACGCGCTGCTTCTGGCCAAGCGTCGCAGGATCGCAGTTCCAGAATACAAACGCACCAGACACGGCCCACTCGCCGGGCTCGGCGGCACGCTCGAACACGAATGTGTCCGAGGGATCGAGCCTGATAGTGCGCGGCAGTTTCAGCATGTCCGCCTCACCCGAGTTTCGGTGCGCGGTATTCCGGATCATACCACGCGACCTTGGCGAGAGCATTGACAAGACTGCTCCGTATCACCGGCCCCTTCGCCGCAGGTGCCTTGACGAGAAGATCGCCGTTGACGTCGATGCCGTGCCGCTCGCCGGCGTTCTCCTTGGAAAGCCGCTCCAGATAGTCACGCGCCAACGGATCAAAGCCGCGCTCGTTCCATTGATCGAAGGCCGTCATGAGATGCCGGGCGAAACTGCCGATCATTGCCTCGGTATCGACCATCTCAAAGCCTTCGTTCAGAAGCGCAACCCCGCTTGCCGCCTCGACCTCTCCGACATGCGCCATGTCCGCGGCACGCAGGATGACGCCAAACACCAGCCACGCTGGGACTTCATCCTCGCGGCAGTCCTTCGGCCAGCCAAGTTGCCCGCCGCCCAACACACCGCCGTCGAACAGGATCGTGTCCGGCCAGGTAAA is from Afipia massiliensis and encodes:
- a CDS encoding biotin/lipoate--protein ligase family protein, yielding MMVSRTAQVEQPLDLPPGYTLVSLREYGDAFAHGCTIAAQAGAGTLVWVRRYDLVEFAVVLEPDEPLASARRAFFAGMNAIGDAIAVHCPPEREVQFTWPDTILFDGGVLGGGQLGWPKDCREDEVPAWLVFGVILRAADMAHVGEVEAASGVALLNEGFEMVDTEAMIGSFARHLMTAFDQWNERGFDPLARDYLERLSKENAGERHGIDVNGDLLVKAPAAKGPVIRSSLVNALAKVAWYDPEYRAPKLG